In one Tachysurus fulvidraco isolate hzauxx_2018 chromosome 16, HZAU_PFXX_2.0, whole genome shotgun sequence genomic region, the following are encoded:
- the ccdc25 gene encoding coiled-coil domain-containing protein 25 isoform X1, with protein sequence MVFYFTSAVVTPPYTIYMGKDKYENEDLIKYGWPEDIWFHVDKLSSAHVYLRMPKGKTIDDIPKEVLIDCAQLVKNNSIQGCKMNNINVVYTSWGNLKKTGDMDVGQIGFHRQKEVKTVAVEKKINEIVNRLEKTKEEKYPDLAAEKESRDREDRNEKKAQIQDTKRREKEDMKRKREQEELRNYSALMKSENMTTNEDGNDSDDFM encoded by the exons ATGGTTTTCTACTTCACCAGCGCCG TTGTCACACCACCCTATACCATCTACATGGGGAAGGACAAATATGAAA ATGAAGATCTCATAAAATACGGATGGCCTGAGGACATTTG GTTTCACGTGGATAAACTATCCTCTGCACACGTTTATCTGAGAATGCCTAag GGGAAAACGATAGATGACATACCCAAAGAGGTCCTGATCGATTGTGCCCAGCTCGTAAAGAACAACAGCATTCAAG GCTGCAAAATGAACAACATCAACGTTGTTTACACATCATGGGGCAACCTGAAGAAAACCGGAGACATGGACGTGGGTCAGATTGGCTTTCATCGCCAGAAAGAG GTGAAAACTGTGGCGgtagaaaagaaaatcaacGAAATCGTCAATCGACTCGAGAAGACCAAAGAGGAGAAGTACCCCGATCTCGCAGCAGAGAAAGAGTCCCGAGACAGAGAGGACCGGAACGAGAAAAAGGCTCAGATTCAAGATACGAAGAGACGAGAAAAGGAAGACATGAAGAGGAAAAGGGAGCAGGAGGAGTTGAG GAATTATTCAGCACTAATGAAGAGTGAAAACATGACCACAAATGAG